A DNA window from Paenibacillus andongensis contains the following coding sequences:
- a CDS encoding Beta-galactosidase C-terminal domain, with protein MDFFRETAAKAGASVFPDLPEGVQISVRKKREKRYLFLLNLSRKRQTLTLGQGYPSVLSERRVGPKLDMEPYAEEIVELA; from the coding sequence TTGGACTTTTTTCGGGAGACTGCTGCGAAAGCGGGCGCGAGCGTATTCCCCGATCTGCCGGAGGGCGTACAAATTTCGGTTCGCAAAAAGAGAGAGAAGCGATATTTGTTCCTATTGAATCTTTCGCGGAAGCGGCAAACGTTAACGCTCGGTCAAGGTTATCCAAGTGTTCTCAGCGAGAGACGGGTCGGGCCAAAGCTGGACATGGAGCCATACGCTGAAGAAATTGTCGAGCTTGCCTAA
- a CDS encoding beta-galactosidase trimerization domain-containing protein, which produces MPFFIWRVTTLPICCGTTALVLTATTYQWKDQDTYNITMAALKSRSSNAESDLIFVRKGAPAQDAGMEPLACPLSEVAGVYVSEYDPIGKDVHTIRAKNGKTYTCMQWCDILELSGGEPVAWYEDDFFAGKPAAAVHYFGSGKVYYLGMVARRTFIWTFFGRLLRKRARAYSPICRRAYKFRFAKRERSDICSY; this is translated from the coding sequence ATGCCATTCTTCATTTGGCGCGTCACAACATTACCCATATGCTGTGGGACAACGGCACTCGTTTTGACCGCAACAACGTATCAGTGGAAAGATCAGGATACTTACAATATCACCATGGCAGCCTTGAAAAGCCGTTCCTCCAACGCCGAATCTGATCTGATCTTCGTCAGGAAAGGCGCGCCGGCCCAGGACGCCGGGATGGAGCCGCTGGCCTGTCCGCTATCCGAAGTGGCTGGCGTGTACGTGTCGGAGTACGACCCGATCGGCAAAGACGTCCACACTATTCGGGCGAAGAATGGGAAGACCTACACATGCATGCAATGGTGCGATATTCTGGAGCTTTCCGGCGGGGAACCGGTCGCATGGTACGAAGACGATTTCTTCGCCGGCAAACCGGCCGCTGCGGTTCATTATTTTGGAAGTGGCAAGGTGTATTATTTAGGGATGGTTGCGAGGAGAACTTTTATTTGGACTTTTTTCGGGAGACTGCTGCGAAAGCGGGCGCGAGCGTATTCCCCGATCTGCCGGAGGGCGTACAAATTTCGGTTCGCAAAAAGAGAGAGAAGCGATATTTGTTCCTATTGA
- a CDS encoding cellulase family glycosylhydrolase, with translation MKRTRYLRRLTAFLVTLSIVITFDFGNLQPASAAESQSPSLAYAQAMGQGWNIFNTFDSFNSNDFSLSDETSWGQPKVTQDLILAAKAKGFKSVRIPMTAYTRYTLGADGHYVIDSAWLARYKQVVDWAVDAGFYVMINLHHDSWIWLKNWDGNTSSEEYKRYVDLWTQLANYFKDEPGTVNFETINEPQFASDTGTITQQDKLNMINKAAFDVIRKSGGKNATRMIIIPSYQTSSDVDKADATYNFIAGLNDPNLIATVHFYSDWVFSGNLGITGFDEQLYKGSPDTPRSHVDLFFNNIYNSFMAKGIGVVIGEYGWLAPDQGAAVNQPGEKLKYLEYFNYKASQYGVSPMIWPPAFDRVAPYGWNSLIGSTINAAIQGQRSSYSTGLNEIYIKQKVTSGIRIPLTLNGNSFVGIAGMKKSDYSYDATTATLTLSKEFVNKNFKEGSYGVIADLDLQFSAGADWHQYIIKYATPVFQTATGTTTEGITIPVSFNGAKVRRASAYDASGNRIGPNSWFPYMQFGGEFTADYNKGTFSILSGFFNNSVSDGTIKLTIEFYDGQVINYAIQKSGTNVTGIGVVP, from the coding sequence ATGAAAAGAACAAGATACTTAAGACGATTGACAGCATTTCTGGTAACGTTATCGATTGTGATTACGTTTGATTTTGGCAATTTACAGCCCGCATCGGCTGCAGAATCCCAATCTCCGTCGCTGGCCTATGCTCAGGCAATGGGCCAAGGCTGGAACATATTTAATACGTTTGACAGCTTTAATTCGAACGACTTCTCGCTATCCGATGAGACTTCCTGGGGTCAGCCGAAGGTAACTCAAGATTTGATTCTGGCAGCTAAAGCGAAAGGCTTCAAAAGTGTGCGTATTCCAATGACCGCTTATACAAGATATACATTAGGAGCCGATGGTCATTACGTCATCGATTCGGCATGGCTGGCGAGATATAAGCAAGTTGTTGACTGGGCCGTAGATGCAGGTTTTTATGTAATGATCAACCTCCATCACGATTCCTGGATTTGGCTTAAGAACTGGGATGGAAATACGTCATCCGAGGAATATAAAAGATATGTTGATTTATGGACACAACTAGCGAATTATTTTAAGGATGAACCGGGTACCGTAAACTTCGAGACTATAAATGAGCCCCAATTTGCAAGCGATACAGGAACGATCACGCAACAAGACAAATTGAATATGATCAACAAAGCTGCATTTGATGTTATTCGTAAATCGGGTGGAAAAAATGCAACAAGAATGATTATAATACCATCGTATCAAACAAGCTCTGATGTTGATAAGGCTGATGCAACGTATAACTTTATTGCCGGTCTGAATGATCCGAACCTTATTGCCACAGTGCATTTTTATAGTGACTGGGTGTTTAGCGGCAACCTGGGCATAACAGGCTTTGACGAACAACTTTATAAAGGTTCTCCTGATACGCCAAGATCACACGTAGATTTGTTTTTCAATAACATATACAATTCTTTTATGGCCAAAGGGATCGGCGTTGTCATCGGCGAATACGGTTGGTTAGCTCCAGATCAAGGCGCTGCAGTTAATCAACCGGGTGAAAAGCTGAAATATTTGGAATATTTTAACTACAAGGCATCGCAATATGGAGTTTCTCCGATGATATGGCCGCCTGCATTTGATAGAGTTGCGCCATATGGCTGGAATTCTCTAATCGGCTCTACGATAAATGCAGCTATTCAGGGACAGCGTTCCTCCTATTCAACAGGGCTAAACGAAATCTATATCAAACAGAAGGTTACAAGCGGCATCCGGATTCCGCTTACTCTGAATGGCAATAGCTTCGTAGGCATTGCGGGAATGAAGAAAAGTGATTATTCCTATGATGCTACAACGGCAACCCTTACTCTTTCCAAGGAATTTGTAAATAAAAATTTCAAAGAAGGTTCATACGGCGTCATTGCCGATTTGGATTTGCAATTCTCGGCGGGTGCCGATTGGCATCAATATATAATCAAATATGCAACGCCTGTATTTCAAACGGCTACGGGCACAACAACAGAAGGAATTACGATTCCGGTAAGCTTCAATGGCGCTAAAGTAAGACGTGCTTCCGCCTACGATGCATCCGGCAACAGAATAGGACCTAATTCCTGGTTTCCCTATATGCAGTTTGGCGGTGAATTTACAGCAGACTATAATAAGGGCACATTCAGTATCTTAAGCGGCTTTTTTAATAACTCCGTATCGGATGGAACCATCAAGCTCACGATCGAATTCTACGATGGGCAAGTCATTAACTACGCAATACAAAAGAGCGGAACGAATGTTACGGGAATAGGTGTAGTTCCATGA
- a CDS encoding SGNH/GDSL hydrolase family protein, translating into MWSSYASATSLSTATNYIMKSDSVFTHTYRAHIKMAECGKMELKFWCSNLVDSTWADGSESRANLPGGLWKIEAAYIADGGRLPDGSVVEGTQIPVTFDSSMARTALPGETFWSDAAEITIPEEHYLAFSWTITTLASGDSFPYNTEAPLVPAYDAPGNAAGQTSAGGFRKSANCLFLPDFIGCKRKEARRLAFFGDSITQGVRTRPDTYEYWVARIAEKLAPTHSVWNIGSGWARAYDAASDGAWLHKAKQNDEVVVALGVNDMTAGRSATQVLEDLQTIVAKLKGSRNGMSVILCTVPTFNFTGSEELVWRHVNQAIRSHAISGVDRVFDIAKVLSQAATRDNLLMPEYLSEGGDPHPNGKAGSAIAAAFLSWY; encoded by the coding sequence ATGTGGAGTTCATATGCTTCAGCGACGTCTCTATCGACGGCCACAAATTATATCATGAAAAGCGATTCCGTTTTTACGCATACGTACAGAGCTCACATCAAGATGGCTGAATGCGGGAAAATGGAGCTGAAATTCTGGTGCAGCAATCTGGTGGATTCTACATGGGCAGACGGCTCCGAATCGAGAGCCAATCTGCCGGGAGGCTTGTGGAAAATCGAGGCGGCTTACATCGCTGACGGCGGTCGACTGCCTGACGGGAGCGTTGTAGAGGGCACTCAAATCCCGGTAACGTTCGATTCGTCCATGGCCAGGACGGCGTTACCTGGAGAGACGTTCTGGAGCGATGCCGCCGAGATCACAATCCCGGAGGAGCATTATTTGGCATTTTCGTGGACGATCACGACACTCGCTTCCGGCGACAGCTTTCCTTACAATACGGAAGCACCATTGGTACCTGCCTATGATGCGCCCGGGAATGCCGCCGGCCAAACGTCGGCGGGTGGTTTCCGAAAATCCGCAAACTGTCTGTTTCTGCCGGATTTCATAGGCTGCAAACGAAAGGAGGCAAGGCGACTAGCGTTCTTTGGCGATTCCATCACCCAAGGCGTGCGAACGCGACCGGACACTTACGAATACTGGGTTGCCCGCATTGCAGAAAAGCTTGCCCCTACACACAGCGTATGGAACATCGGTTCGGGCTGGGCGCGAGCCTACGATGCCGCAAGCGACGGAGCTTGGTTGCATAAAGCCAAGCAGAATGATGAGGTTGTCGTAGCATTAGGGGTCAACGATATGACAGCCGGACGAAGCGCCACTCAAGTGCTGGAGGATTTGCAAACGATCGTGGCCAAGCTTAAAGGCAGCCGTAACGGTATGTCGGTGATCCTTTGTACCGTACCCACGTTCAATTTCACCGGCTCTGAGGAGCTTGTCTGGAGGCATGTGAATCAGGCGATAAGAAGCCATGCCATCTCCGGCGTTGATCGAGTATTCGATATAGCGAAAGTGCTCTCTCAAGCCGCTACTCGCGATAACCTGCTAATGCCTGAATATTTGTCCGAAGGGGGCGATCCGCACCCTAATGGAAAAGCGGGTTCAGCCATTGCCGCCGCATTCTTATCCTGGTACTGA